One genomic window of Aptenodytes patagonicus chromosome 3, bAptPat1.pri.cur, whole genome shotgun sequence includes the following:
- the USP45 gene encoding ubiquitin carboxyl-terminal hydrolase 45 isoform X4 yields the protein MRVKDPSRANLEKPKRSKRPNRLQDEDSSDDISGLTCQHVSQAVDVHHVKRAVAQSVWSICAECLKERRMSDGEPVAPSDIWLCLKCGSQGCSKTSEGQHSLKHFQTARAEPHCIVINLSTWIIWCYECDEELSTHCNKKVLAQIVDFLQKHGSRAEPSSSKIIRLREENSETSEILKGRSSGNGASVPVKGINNLGNTCFFNAVMQNLAQTHILNELMYEMKEKGTKLKICHTSDSQLDPLVVNLSSPGPLTSAMFLFLHSMREAGKGPLSPKVLFSQLCQKAPRFKGFQQQDSQELLHYLLDAMRIEETKRIQTGILKAFNNPTTKTADEETRRKVKGCKTCAFGKNR from the exons GCTTAACCTGCCAGCACGTGAGCCAAGCAGTGGATGTGCATCATGTGAAGAGAGCGGTAGCTCAGAGCGTTTGGTCAATATGTGCAGAATGTCTGAAGGAGAGGCGGATGAGTGATGGTGAGCCCGTGGCACCTTCGGACATATGGCTGTGTCTCAAATGTGGCTCTCAG GGATGTAGTAAGACCTCGGAAGGCCAGCATTCTCTGAAACACTTCCAAACAGCACGCGCAGAACCTCATTGCATTGTTATCAACCTCAGCACATGGATCATATG GTGTTATGAATGTGATGAAGAGCTGTCAACACATTGCAACAAAAAGGTTTTGGCTCAGATAGTTGACTTTCTTCAGAAACATGGTTCCAGGGCTGAACCAA GTTCATCAAAAATCATACGACTCCGTgaagaaaacagtgaaacaagTGAAATACTGAAAGGAAGAAGTTCTGGTAATGGTGCATCTGTTCCAGTCAAAGGAATAAATAATTTAGGAAATACGTGCTTTTTTAATGCTGTCATGCAG aacttGGCACAGACTCATATACTAAATGAACTGATGTATGAGAtgaaggagaaaggaacaaagtTAAAAATCTGTCATACTTCAGACTCCCAATTG GATCCTTTGGTGGTAAATCTCTCCAGCCCGGGACCCTTGACTTCAGCGATGTTCTTGTTCCTTCACAGCATGAGGGAGGCTGGAAAAGGTCCTCTTTCTCCCAAAGTGCTGTTCAGCCAGCTTTGTCAAAA GGCTCCTCGATTTAAGGGGttccagcagcaggacagccagGAACTTCTGCACTACCTGTTGGATGCGATGAGGATTGAAGAAACAAAG cgTATACAAACTGGTAtcttaaaagcatttaataatCCAACTACTAAGACGGCAGATgaagaaactagaagaaaagtCAAAG GTTGCAAAACCTGTGCCTTTGGGAAGAACAGGTAA
- the USP45 gene encoding ubiquitin carboxyl-terminal hydrolase 45 isoform X5, producing the protein MRVKDPSRANLEKPKRSKRPNRLQDEDSSDDISGLTCQHVSQAVDVHHVKRAVAQSVWSICAECLKERRMSDGEPVAPSDIWLCLKCGSQGCSKTSEGQHSLKHFQTARAEPHCIVINLSTWIIWCYECDEELSTHCNKKVLAQIVDFLQKHGSRAEPSSSKIIRLREENSETSEILKGRSSGNGASVPVKGINNLGNTCFFNAVMQNLAQTHILNELMYEMKEKGTKLKICHTSDSQLDPLVVNLSSPGPLTSAMFLFLHSMREAGKGPLSPKVLFSQLCQKAPRFKGFQQQDSQELLHYLLDAMRIEETKRIQTGILKAFNNPTTKTADEETRRKVKDFNSKRTFH; encoded by the exons GCTTAACCTGCCAGCACGTGAGCCAAGCAGTGGATGTGCATCATGTGAAGAGAGCGGTAGCTCAGAGCGTTTGGTCAATATGTGCAGAATGTCTGAAGGAGAGGCGGATGAGTGATGGTGAGCCCGTGGCACCTTCGGACATATGGCTGTGTCTCAAATGTGGCTCTCAG GGATGTAGTAAGACCTCGGAAGGCCAGCATTCTCTGAAACACTTCCAAACAGCACGCGCAGAACCTCATTGCATTGTTATCAACCTCAGCACATGGATCATATG GTGTTATGAATGTGATGAAGAGCTGTCAACACATTGCAACAAAAAGGTTTTGGCTCAGATAGTTGACTTTCTTCAGAAACATGGTTCCAGGGCTGAACCAA GTTCATCAAAAATCATACGACTCCGTgaagaaaacagtgaaacaagTGAAATACTGAAAGGAAGAAGTTCTGGTAATGGTGCATCTGTTCCAGTCAAAGGAATAAATAATTTAGGAAATACGTGCTTTTTTAATGCTGTCATGCAG aacttGGCACAGACTCATATACTAAATGAACTGATGTATGAGAtgaaggagaaaggaacaaagtTAAAAATCTGTCATACTTCAGACTCCCAATTG GATCCTTTGGTGGTAAATCTCTCCAGCCCGGGACCCTTGACTTCAGCGATGTTCTTGTTCCTTCACAGCATGAGGGAGGCTGGAAAAGGTCCTCTTTCTCCCAAAGTGCTGTTCAGCCAGCTTTGTCAAAA GGCTCCTCGATTTAAGGGGttccagcagcaggacagccagGAACTTCTGCACTACCTGTTGGATGCGATGAGGATTGAAGAAACAAAG cgTATACAAACTGGTAtcttaaaagcatttaataatCCAACTACTAAGACGGCAGATgaagaaactagaagaaaagtCAAAG aTTTCAACAGTAAAAGAACCTTTCATTGA